Proteins from a genomic interval of Verrucomicrobiota bacterium:
- a CDS encoding DUF255 domain-containing protein gives MQKWPWILIVPVALLPACGPLPEDPAAAAEGAVPNESALPPIPDGTLDASALAGSRLPTTLPEGLDDWEMPTGPAPPPGGDPWTPGNGLPTEGFGRGGFPAPASAPSLSTEWRRSASEALEEARSIGKPLLFFFTHSVASPRGQDLENEVFNDPDFARGVAHRVVPVKIDFADGTTRKSEYYETLQESLGVRAFPTTVVVSPDGQAPRRKSGYSKSRSESYRTELLAAVRGVEAELARRRDLLDDYGYRRWTSRQGKTLFAKPVELAGGQVIVVDQWGKRMTLGQENLSEADREWVMAWVMRKE, from the coding sequence ATGCAGAAATGGCCTTGGATCCTCATCGTGCCAGTCGCGCTCCTGCCAGCCTGTGGTCCCCTGCCGGAAGACCCGGCTGCCGCGGCCGAGGGGGCCGTCCCCAACGAAAGCGCCCTTCCCCCCATCCCAGATGGCACCCTCGATGCCTCGGCCCTCGCGGGCAGTCGGCTGCCGACCACCCTGCCCGAGGGGCTCGACGACTGGGAAATGCCGACCGGCCCCGCCCCTCCGCCCGGGGGCGATCCTTGGACCCCAGGGAACGGGCTGCCGACCGAAGGCTTCGGCCGGGGCGGCTTTCCAGCCCCAGCCAGCGCCCCCAGCCTCAGCACGGAATGGCGTCGGAGCGCATCCGAAGCCTTGGAAGAGGCCCGCTCCATCGGGAAACCGCTCCTCTTTTTCTTCACGCACAGCGTGGCTAGCCCGCGGGGCCAGGACTTGGAAAATGAAGTTTTCAATGATCCCGACTTCGCCCGCGGAGTGGCCCACCGGGTCGTCCCCGTCAAGATCGACTTCGCGGACGGGACCACCCGCAAAAGCGAATACTACGAAACCCTTCAGGAAAGCCTCGGCGTGCGGGCCTTTCCCACCACCGTGGTGGTCTCCCCGGACGGCCAGGCTCCTCGACGCAAAAGCGGATACTCGAAGAGTCGCTCGGAAAGCTACCGGACCGAGCTCTTAGCCGCCGTCCGCGGGGTCGAAGCGGAACTCGCTCGGCGGCGAGACCTCTTGGATGATTATGGCTACCGGCGTTGGACCAGCCGACAAGGCAAAACCCTCTTCGCCAAACCGGTCGAGCTAGCCGGAGGCCAAGTCATCGTGGTGGACCAATGGGGAAAACGCATGACCCTCGGCCAAGAAAACCTCAGCGAGGCCGATCGGGAATGGGTCATGGCGTGGGTCATGAGAAAGGAGTGA
- a CDS encoding transporter, translating into MKSTFFSIFFLTIVSGLPAGEPTSPSTPSAWTSLRPDGHAPIGVMRDHTHSAGQFMLSYRVMHMSMGGNFVGSDQVSDRQVITPTALGGQGFLVTPTEMTMTMHMLGAMFAPTEDLTLLAMVPYVLLEMDHLRSPALGAPRTFTTASEGFGDASLGLLYDLLDLRGQKVHGGLQLILPTGKTDQTDFVPGPGETRLPYPMQSGFGSWGLQPSLTYLVQSGAWSGGAQGSYQFFLQKNQEDYRPGNRAEATAWLARQLAPWLSASLRVKYSRWENIRGRDPQLLPLPVPTTRPDLRGGDRVDLAAGLNLYQARTGLRFGLEYLHPVWQDLDGPQLGSRGEWVAGIQLAW; encoded by the coding sequence ATGAAATCCACCTTTTTTAGCATTTTCTTTCTCACCATCGTTTCCGGGCTTCCGGCCGGGGAACCGACTTCCCCTTCCACTCCCTCGGCCTGGACCTCTCTCCGCCCGGATGGGCATGCCCCCATCGGCGTCATGCGGGACCACACCCACAGCGCCGGCCAATTCATGCTCTCCTACCGGGTCATGCACATGTCAATGGGGGGCAACTTCGTGGGCAGCGATCAGGTCTCCGACCGTCAAGTCATCACGCCGACCGCGTTGGGCGGACAAGGCTTCCTCGTCACGCCCACCGAAATGACCATGACCATGCACATGCTGGGAGCCATGTTCGCCCCCACCGAGGACCTCACCCTCCTCGCCATGGTGCCTTACGTCCTTCTGGAAATGGACCACCTCCGCAGCCCCGCGCTAGGAGCGCCCCGGACCTTCACGACCGCCTCAGAAGGCTTTGGCGATGCCAGCCTGGGCCTCCTTTATGACCTGCTCGACCTCCGAGGCCAAAAAGTCCACGGCGGCCTCCAGCTCATCCTCCCCACTGGCAAAACAGACCAGACAGACTTTGTGCCTGGACCGGGAGAGACGCGCCTGCCCTACCCCATGCAGTCAGGCTTCGGGAGCTGGGGCCTCCAGCCCTCACTCACTTACCTTGTCCAAAGCGGCGCCTGGTCGGGCGGGGCCCAAGGCAGTTACCAATTCTTCCTCCAAAAAAACCAGGAAGACTACCGTCCGGGCAACCGCGCCGAGGCCACCGCTTGGCTGGCCCGCCAACTTGCCCCCTGGCTCAGCGCAAGCTTGCGAGTCAAATACAGCCGCTGGGAAAACATTAGAGGTCGCGACCCCCAGCTCTTGCCCTTGCCCGTTCCCACCACCCGGCCCGACCTTCGTGGAGGCGACCGAGTGGACCTGGCAGCTGGCCTCAACCTCTATCAAGCCCGCACCGGCCTGCGCTTTGGGCTGGAATACCTCCACCCCGTCTGGCAAGACCTTGATGGCCCCCAGCTGGGCAGCCGGGGCGAATGGGTGGCCGGAATTCAGCTCGCCTGGTAA
- a CDS encoding putative Na+/H+ antiporter: MKALSLFLTLLVVFGGMPFALAAGGGQGEAHGEKSFQIPRTVSEYEHDREAGVWQKISERAAQDPFNVVATVIFLCAILHTFAAGAITKLAHKAQHAHEERMVAAKRRAQDKPQAGAVDDVSFKAVALHYLGEVEAIFGIWLIPLAAAYVSFFGWQPFTSFIESVHYTEPVFVVVIMAISASRPVIRFAEQLMERVAKLFGGSVAAWWFTILTIGPVLGSFITEPAAMTICALLLSKKFYELEPKPKFAYATLGLLFVNISVGGTLTHFAAPPVLMVVSPWDWDMAYMFRNFGVWAVGGILIANVAYYSCFRKQFADLVDRQTGGSESGVETWEDRRDGIPLSVTIVHLVLLAWTVFNVHNVPLFMFGLLVFIAFVWATEHHQNPIKLRTPMLVGFFLAALVTHGKFQGWWIDPILSALDAVPLMIGATVLTAFNDNAAITFLATQVPGLSEIAKQAVVAGAVTGGGLTVIANAPNPAGQSILQKHFKGGVSPMGLLLGALVPTVIMGMILMIPRMLGIG, encoded by the coding sequence ATGAAAGCGCTTTCTCTTTTCCTCACTTTGCTCGTCGTCTTCGGAGGAATGCCTTTCGCCCTGGCGGCGGGCGGGGGACAGGGGGAGGCGCACGGCGAGAAGAGCTTTCAAATTCCTCGGACGGTTTCGGAGTATGAGCACGATCGGGAGGCTGGGGTCTGGCAGAAGATTTCCGAGCGGGCGGCCCAGGATCCTTTCAATGTGGTGGCGACGGTCATTTTCCTCTGTGCCATTCTGCACACCTTTGCGGCGGGGGCCATTACCAAGCTGGCTCACAAGGCCCAGCATGCCCATGAGGAGCGGATGGTGGCGGCCAAGCGAAGGGCTCAGGACAAGCCGCAGGCGGGGGCGGTCGACGATGTCAGTTTCAAGGCGGTGGCGCTCCATTACCTGGGGGAGGTGGAGGCGATTTTCGGGATTTGGCTGATCCCGCTGGCGGCGGCCTATGTGTCTTTTTTTGGCTGGCAACCCTTCACCAGTTTCATTGAGAGTGTTCACTACACGGAGCCGGTTTTTGTGGTGGTGATTATGGCGATCTCCGCCTCGCGCCCGGTCATCCGTTTCGCCGAGCAGCTGATGGAGAGGGTGGCCAAGCTTTTTGGGGGGAGCGTGGCGGCTTGGTGGTTCACCATTCTCACGATCGGTCCGGTTTTGGGTTCCTTCATTACGGAACCGGCCGCTATGACGATCTGCGCGCTCCTGCTGAGCAAAAAGTTCTATGAGCTGGAGCCCAAGCCCAAGTTTGCCTACGCCACGCTCGGGCTGCTCTTTGTGAATATCTCGGTGGGCGGGACGTTGACGCATTTCGCCGCTCCCCCGGTCTTGATGGTGGTGAGCCCTTGGGACTGGGACATGGCCTACATGTTCCGGAATTTCGGGGTCTGGGCGGTGGGGGGCATTCTCATTGCGAATGTGGCCTACTATTCTTGTTTTCGGAAGCAGTTCGCCGATCTGGTCGATCGCCAGACGGGCGGGAGTGAGAGTGGGGTGGAGACTTGGGAAGATCGGCGAGATGGCATTCCGCTCTCGGTGACGATCGTGCATCTGGTCCTGTTGGCTTGGACGGTTTTCAATGTCCACAACGTGCCCCTTTTCATGTTCGGTTTGCTGGTGTTCATCGCGTTTGTCTGGGCCACGGAGCACCACCAGAATCCCATCAAGCTGCGCACCCCCATGCTGGTGGGGTTTTTCCTGGCGGCGCTCGTGACGCATGGGAAGTTTCAGGGTTGGTGGATCGATCCCATTCTCTCGGCTCTCGATGCCGTGCCGCTCATGATCGGGGCGACGGTTCTGACGGCCTTCAATGACAATGCTGCCATCACCTTTCTCGCGACGCAGGTGCCAGGCTTGAGCGAGATCGCGAAACAAGCGGTGGTGGCGGGCGCGGTGACTGGAGGAGGCTTGACGGTGATTGCGAATGCGCCCAATCCAGCCGGGCAGTCCATCCTGCAGAAGCACTTCAAGGGGGGCGTCTCGCCCATGGGCTTGCTCCTGGGAGCGCTCGTCCCGACTGTCATCATGGGGATGATCTTGATGATTCCCCGGATGCTGGGAATTGGGTAG
- a CDS encoding riboflavin synthase, with the protein MFTGIVEATGQVTVVEPFEGGVRLRLTSEGLPLAELSLGESVAINGCCLTVVERERGEVAFDLLEETRKVTSLGELAEGDEVNLERALPANGRLSGHFVQGHVDSKAEVLDLSQQGSDHRLEIALAERERALVIPRGSIAIDGISLTAAELTGRSLVCWIIPHTFAETNLHTRRPGDFVNLEFDLIGKYVRNFAAAPSDTKSKKPLDDRM; encoded by the coding sequence ATGTTCACAGGCATTGTGGAGGCGACGGGGCAGGTCACGGTGGTGGAGCCTTTCGAGGGCGGTGTCCGTCTGCGGCTAACCAGCGAGGGGCTCCCCTTGGCCGAGCTTTCTCTGGGAGAGAGTGTCGCCATCAACGGCTGCTGTCTCACGGTGGTGGAGAGAGAGCGGGGCGAGGTGGCTTTCGATCTTTTGGAGGAGACGCGCAAGGTGACCAGTTTGGGCGAGTTGGCGGAAGGCGATGAGGTGAATCTCGAGCGAGCCCTTCCTGCCAATGGGCGCTTGAGCGGGCATTTTGTGCAAGGGCATGTCGATTCCAAGGCCGAGGTGCTGGACCTCTCCCAGCAGGGCAGCGATCATCGCTTAGAGATCGCCTTGGCCGAGAGGGAGCGGGCTCTCGTGATTCCGCGCGGGTCGATCGCTATTGACGGGATTAGTTTGACGGCGGCCGAGCTGACGGGGCGCTCGCTGGTCTGCTGGATCATCCCGCATACCTTTGCTGAAACCAATCTGCACACTCGTCGCCCGGGGGACTTCGTGAATCTAGAGTTCGATCTCATCGGGAAATATGTCCGCAATTTCGCGGCGGCTCCGAGTGATACCAAATCCAAGAAACCTTTGGACGATAGGATGTGA